The Chlorocebus sabaeus isolate Y175 chromosome 28, mChlSab1.0.hap1, whole genome shotgun sequence genomic interval GAGGCTGCTTTACCTCCCCGTCCCAGGCCAGGCCCTTCCCAGCTCATGCCCCTCGGTGCAGCAGCTCCCTGGCCACAGCTCTCACaccttgccttaaaaaaaaaaatttccaagtaACTTTTTAAGAGCCCCTTGTTTGTCTCCTCTGTTACACAGTCATTACTCGCTTTCCCGGTGAGACTCTAGGTCTGTTGTATCCTAGTGCCAGGAACTGGGAGATGCTACATAAAGACTTGTTAGttggattgaattttttttttttccaatcaccCAAGCCTTACTTCCCTCCTGCCTTTCAAAGTGTTGTTCTGGAAGATCGTCAGCTTTCCCATCCTCTTTGCACTGCCCCTTCGAGTCCATATAGCAGTTTTGATTTAGAACCCCACCAACCCCTGGCCTTTGGCATGGAAACACCATCGGTGGTACCAGTAAGGGTCTCTTCTTTGCTGTCGACATGGGGGATTTGGGGTTCTTTCTCCTTCCCATCTTTCCTGTGCCCTTTGCAGACCTAGGCTAGCCACCCTCCACCAGGCTAGCCAGCTCTAATCTGATTTTCTTAGATTGTAGGTCTTGGTACCCCAGCGGTCTGTCGTGTCATTGGGAAGGATTTGGGGGTAGACCTGGACTTGGTTTCCCTGCCATTGCCTGGGAACCAGGGGCCCTGAGGGTCCCATGTGGTGGTTAGTCAAGTGGACCATGTGCTTAAACTTCTGAACTAGCTTGTTCTCCTGTTGGACACATCAGTCTTGTGTCCGTGATCGGATGCGTTAGCCCTAACTTTTACCTGTGCTATTAGAATTtgggaattaaaaaagaaaaatagcccaCTATAGAGGAGAGAAGATGAGAGGAGGCGGCTAGATGAAGGAGGTTGAAAGTCTAACAAATGTGAAATGGCTTcaaactcacagagtaacacttgAGAGTTTGGGATGGTCATTACTGCCACCGTGCACACCTCCAGTATTGCATAGAGTGTCGAGGATGTCGGGGCACACTGTCGGAGCAGCTTCCTCCTTGTTTTCCCTGGCTGGAGCCCAAGGCTGGGCAAGTGGGCAAAAGGGATCACAGGAGGTACAGAGTGAAAATGCTTAAAAACTGTTAACTTGTAGGCAGTTGCCAAGCGGTGGTGTGATTTTCTGGGATGGCTCAGAGAGGAGAGAGCAGGGATAACTGACCGGCCGCGAGGAACGCGGGCTTGCATCTCTTCTTTAAGCCTCAGCGTCTTCATCCTACCACGCTTGGAGAACCTCCATTCTGAGAAAGGCCCAGGTCCCCTCCagcaggcctggggctgggcGGTCGCTCCAGTGTTGGGGAACTGGGGGCTCTGCTTCTGTTTAAGTGGCACTGTTCTGTGCCAAGGCACAGTGCTCCGTGTTGGAGCTAATTTTAGGGGTGATGGAGTGAGGAGATAATGTTCTTAGCTGAATGTGCACTGGAACCGCCTGTTCTCcatcttttccttctcccttgAGTTCTGAGCCCCAGAGAGCGGGCTCCCTTCCCGCGCCCTGGCGCCTGCTGGAGCACCCAGGCCCAGCATGTCCTCGCCCCTTGTCTCCGGCAGGGGGCAGTCTTTCAAAAGCATTGATTCAGATGCTGGGGGGACTGAGGGTAGACAGGCCTGAGAAagagaaggggtggggagggggcgaGGCTTGAGGGAAGGGCCAGGGCGGGGGACAGGCTGGAAGGGGCCTGTGAGGAGGAGACCCTGAGCTGAGAAAGCTCAGCCGGaaaagctgaggcgggcaggtggCGGTCCCCCATCCCCCGCCCCGCCACCTCCTGCTCTTGTCTTCGTTGGACAGGGATCAGATGCCTGGCTTTGAGAGCTTGCAATAGACAAACTTAggcagtttttcttaaaaaaaaaaaaaaaaaaaaaaaaaaaaaatctgttcttttctCAAAGATTTCCTCCTGGCAGGATTTCAGATTTCCCTCGTGGGACAGTGTAATTAGGGAATGATATCCCTGCTGTTCAGAGAGGAGAGTGACCCAGCTTTGCACACACCTGGCTTCCCTTGCCTTCCCCTTGGCCCAGTAGACCCCCGAGGGCTCTGCCCGTGCTTGTGGTGCAGAGGAGGGCGTCTCAGCACCGGCGTGCTTGGAATCTGGAGTCACATAGCTCTTGGCTGTGGGGATGCCCTGTGCACCCCCTGCCCAGTGGTGATAGCCCAGAATGTCTCCAGACTTGGCCAGGAGCCCCCTGAGGAGCAGAGGGGCCCCCAGTCCAGAacctgttggagggtgggagcCCCATGGTGGCCTGCAGCTGCGCCACTAGTTCCTTTAGTCCAAGGATGGGGCCAGGCACCACCAGCTTCCGGCACCAGACCCTGCTGTGGGGGCGCCTAGAGAGTtaacctcagtctcctggttTCTTCCCAAGAAGGTAGGTGGCATGGGCTTTTTCCTGCTCTGGGCCTGCTCTCTCCCGTGTCTTGGTGTCGCTGTCCTTAGGCTGTATGAGCCACTCCCCCTTTGTGTGCCCCTTGCAGGCAAGACACAGCCAGGATGGGGGACTCCAGCCGGAGGCACCCAGGAGAGCTGCCCTTGCTGCGCCTGGCAGGGGGCAGTGTGAGGCCATcactttaggtttttttttgttttttttttttgagacagtcttgctctgatgcccaggctggagtgcaggggcgcgatctcggctcactgcaacctccgcctcctgggttcaagcgattctcctgcctcagcctcccaagtagctgggattacaggcacctaccaccaggcccggctaatttttgtatttttagtagagacagttttgcgacattggccaggctggtctcaaactcctgacctcaggtgatcttcccgccgcGGTCTCacgaagtgctgggtttacaggcatgagccaccacgcctggctgctttttctttttaaaaaaatgtttagaattgTTTCTGTAGAGTCGTGGTTTtgttctgttactcaggctggtctcggacttctCTCTTcaagcctcccacagtgctgggattataggtataagccattGTGCTGGCCAGGTGGTCCCTTTTCTGTTCTACCCTCTCCCACCCTCATGCCTGCAGGATGAGCTTCTGGCCTTCTAGAAGGAATGAACTGGAGGAGGCTCAAAACAGCCTCTTTTGAGGCTGGTTTGAAGGAATGTGGGGTGTTTTTCTTGGAATGGGGAAAACTTAGGTATGCGGTGGTTATCTCCAGATACCTTTTGTTCcctaaagctttttttaaaaagcgattattgtggtaaaatatacaacaaaatttAGATACTTTAACTGTCTCTAACTGTGCTGTTCTGTGGCACTGAGTACACTCACATTGGTGTCTGGCCCTGACTACCAGCGGCCCCAGGATCTGCTCCTCAGTTGAAGCTCTGGGCTCTTCAGCAACAGTTCCCTGTCCCCTCAGCCCCTGGTGGCTGCCCTTCTACCTTCCTCCCTCAGTGAGTGACTGCTCTAGAGACCTCATGAAGGAGAGAGTAAGGTCTAACTCTCCTTTTTTGGCTGGTCTGTTTTACTTAGCATCATGTCCTCAAGGCTCATCCAGTCCCCAGATTGCTCTAGGAGGCCACCTGCAGTCAGTGACAGGCTGGTGGCTTTGCGTGGCGTGGAGCACACCACCACCGGAGCATCCAgccgaggctgaggagggagaggcCCCAGGGGAGGCCACCCTGGCCCTGGGTTGCCTCTGAGCCCTGTGGTTCCCCCTGGGGTGCTGGGACTCTGAGCAGGCCTCGGCTTGTCGTGGGCTGCTGGCTCAGCTGGGGCTGATGGCCTTTCCCCCTTAGCACCCTGGTGGAAcccccttcctcttctttcccagACTGTGGTGTCCTGGAGTTGATGGGAGCTGCAGCACCAAGCCGggccagcctccctcccagccagTGACAACAGCTCTGCAGCGCCTGGATCCCGCCCACCCACCTGAGTCCTCTGCCCGGGTCCCCAGGGATGCGCCTCCTCCTGAGAGTCCCCTCCATCGTCCCTTAGAGGAACAGGCTGCCGCTGCACCCCCACCAGCCTCCATTGCCCTGACCTTATTTCCACCTGATGGTGCCAGAGGCTGCTTCCCAGCCGGTATCCTGAGATCCTTGTTCCCTTGGTGGCTTGGTTGTTTCAGCCTCCGTTCTTGATTGGGGGGCAGTAGTCTGGGTGTGATTCCTGTGGGGGAAACCAGCCCAAGGTGCCTTGGCTCAGGCTTGCCTGGAGCCTCGTCATATACCCGTCTGTGGCCCTAGAATCACCTCTTGCTCCTTTTCACCGGGTTTCTCCCTAGACCAAGCCCCTGGATTTGAGCTTCTGAGCAGCcaactgtgatttttttcataaaggaaagaattttgcTCCTAGATTTATTTCTAATCCTTCTCTCCGTAACTGACCTTTTCTCTGTAAGCTATTTGTGGCTCTAGTGAgtttttgcttgcttgcttgtttttgttttatctttgccTTGAACATCCATCCTGGCCTCGGCTGCCTCCCTCCCTGAGTTCTGCACTGcacctcctgtctcagcctcccagagaggGTGGTGAGGGTGCTGATGCCCAGAGATACCACCCGGCAAATGGACCTCTCCCGTCatgcagggcagggcagggctgctATAGAGCCTTGTCCTGAACCCTATCTCCTCCCCCCTGCTCTCCTTAAGGGTCTTTCCCAGATGTGAAGGTCGCTCCCAGGCTCTACTGAGGCCAGACCAATTCCCAGTGGCTTGGGGACCCTCGTTCACTCCAGCACCAGCCCCTGCCCTCCTGCTTCCTGGGCCAGGCTGCCAGGTGAGCCCTGGGCCGAGGGAGGTTGCCCCACGGAGGCCGGAAGGACTCGAGCTTCCCATCTCCTCGCCTCCCCCAGGTCTTTCACCGTCTGGACTCATCTCTGGGTAACTCATGGTGTGAGTGGCCACGTGGCTGGCTCAGGTGAGTCCTTTTAGACCCCAGGTGACCCACCAGCTAGTCCGGGGCGCATTGCCATGCCTACCAGGATGTACCCCGGGGTGTCCTCCCTGCACTTGAAAGGTCTCTTTCGTGTGCTGTTCTCCATGGCCCTGTTCCCCCACAGGTGTTAGGAGAGTGAACGCCAggtcccctcctccccacccccggcCTTTCAGAAACACGCCCAGCCCCACGATGGCAGCAGAGACACTCAACTTTGGGCCTGAGTGGTGAGTCACATGTGCCTCGGCTGCCGTGGAGATTCGGGAAAGCACAGTCAGGCTGCCCTGACCTCTGTCTTCTTCTCTCTGTGTCGTGTCCAGGCTCAGGGCCCTGTCTGGGGGCGGCAGCGTGGCCTCCCCACCCCCGTCCCCTGCCATGCCCAAATACAAGCTGGCTGATTACCGCTATGGGCGAGAGGAGATGCTGGCCCTCTACGTCAAGGAGAACAAGGTGGGTGCGTGGGCGAGGGTTGTTGGCGGCGGTGGCCTCTGCCTATGGAGGGGATCTGGCAGCATGTGGTGTCTTGGCTGTCCCACCCCACCGCCAGGTCCCAGAAGAGCTGCAGGACAAGGAGTTTGCCGCGGTGCTGCaggatgagccactgcagcccCTGGCCCTGGAGCCGCTGACTGAGGAGGAACAGGTGGGGCCAGGCCAGGAGCTGAGGCTGTGGGGGCCCGGGAGGGGTGGCCGTGAGTCGGGCTAGGAGGAGAGGGGCCAGTGCTGGGGAGACAGGCCGGGAGGGTgctgtggggtgggagtgggggtggtcAGGTGCCTGGGTCCTCACTCCCGCCCCTGGCTCCCTCCTCAGAGAAACTTCTCCCTGTCAGTGAACAGCGTGGCTGTGCTGAGGCTGATGGGGAAAGGGGCTGGCCCCCCCCTGACTGGCACCTCCCGAGGCAGGGGCAGCACGCGGAGCCGAGGTAGAGGGGTGATGGCGTGTCCCGGGGGCGGGCAGATCAGGGTCCCTGACTTGGAGGACGTGCAGCAGGTTTCAGTGTGCATCTGGCCTCTTATCTAGGCCGTGGCCGCGGTGACAGCTGCTTTTACCAAAGAAGCATCGAAGAAGGTGATGGGGCCTTTGGACGAAGCCCCCGGGAGATCCAGCGCAGCcagagctgggatgacaggtgggGTCAGGAGGGGGTGTGGCATAGAGCAGGGCAGGCCAGGGAGGGAGGCCTGGTTCCTGTTGCTAGAGGGTAACAGAGGCCTACCAGATAAGCCCTGTCAGAGATCCCTGTTCTCCTGACCCCTGgtttcctctgtcccctccctccctccactgccTCAGGGCACAGTGGACAAGGCATGGGGTGGTCGCaaagggtgggtggggaggctgTACTGTTTTTGACCCACACGTTTCTCCTCCTGCAGAGGCGAGAGGCGGTTTGAGAAGTCAGCAAGGCGGGATGGAGGTATGAGGTTGCGGAGGGCGGCGGCCGGGGCAGCGGGGAGGATCAAGATGGGTGGCCCAGTCTGAGGGTGTTTATTTCAGAGGTGCTGGGGGCAGGAGGGCCTGGAGCTGGCCCCCCACGTTTCCTGAGGGTCCAGGTACCACGCTGCCTTTCTGATAACTACCCCTCTCTTCCATCTCCCAGCACGATGTGGGTTTgaggagggaggggctggccCAAGGAAGGAGCATGCCCGCTCAGACAGCGAGAACTGGCGCTCCTTacgggaggagcaggaggaggaggaggagggcagctGGAGGCTTGGGGCAGGGCCCCGGCGAGATGGCGACCGCTGGCGCTCTGCCAGCCCTGGTGAGATTGGGGCCCAGTAGCATtggtgggggcagtggggagcaGGAACTCTCAGAGGGTGGGCTCCTGTAGCCCCTGGGAGGTAGCAGAGGCTGGCTGGTGTGGGAGTGGCTGGGACAGCAGCCCTGGAGGTGCTCCATGAGCTGCAGCAGAGAGGGCCGCCAGCTTCGCTTGGGTACCCACTCTTCTTCTCCCTGACTTTTCCTGCGCAGATGGCGGTCCCCGCTCTGCTGGCTGGCGGGAACATGGGGAACGGAGGCGCAAGTTTGAATTTGATTTGCGAGGGGATCGAGGCGGGTGTGGTGAAgaggaggggcggggagggggaggcagCTCTCACCTGCGGCGGTGCCGAGTGCCTGACGGCTTTGAGGAGGACAAGGATGGGCTCCCAGAGTGGTGCCTGGACGATGAGGATGAAGAAATGGGCACCTTTGATGCCTCTGGGGCCTTCTTGCCTCTCAAGGTATCTGCGAGGAGGCGAGGGTGGGAACCTGCCCTGCTGGGgtcctcttcctccccacccacccagctgttctctgccccccacccctgccccatgcAGAAGGGCCCCAAGGAGCCCATTCCTGAGGAGCAGGAGTTGGACTTCcaagggctggaggaggaggaggagccttCCGAAGGGCTAGAGGAGGAAGGGCCTGAGGCAGGTGAGCCTGTGGGGTGCCCAGCGGGCCTGGGGCCAGGCCGGGCTGGCATGGGGGGGTTCTTTGCCAGGCTGGGCACTTGCTGCCCACCTACCTGTAGGATTAGGCTACTTAGAAGTGGAAGAagagtgttgagaggtggggagGAACCAGGGGGTAGCAGAGCCGTGTCTTCAAGGCAGTGTACCAGATAAAAATCAGGCATAATCAGAATGACCTTTGAAAGTCCCTTGAAGAAACTGCAGAACCTGCGGTGAAGTCTGCGGGGTTGTGTGGTGGTGTGCAGTGTTGATACGTTCCTGCTGTGTCTGGCACATGGAGGCAAGGGTCAGGGCACCGCATTCCCACTCCACCATTAGTTGAGTTGACCCAAGTGCAGTGGTGGACTTGGCCCGGGGGAGGGTGACCCGCGGGTCCAGCCACACACTCAAGGGCTTGTGCTCACTCGCGTGGCAGGCCCAGCCCTTGGTTCTGAACTCTGGCCATCTTCCTCTTCTAGGTGGGAAGGAGCTGACCCCACTGCCTCCTCAGGAGGAGAAGTCCAGCTCCCCGTCCCCACTACCCACCCTGGGCCCACTCTGGGGGACAAACGGGGATGGGGACGAAGCTGCGGAGAAAGAGCCCCCAGTGGCCGAAGGTAGGAAGGGAGGATGACCTACCTCCCGGGTGCCCTGGGGCTGTGAGAGAAAGTGGTCCCCTCTTGTGGGGGTGGGCACACAGGACATTCACATTGAGGAGCCATGGCAAGAGCTCAGTGTTCTGGAGTGAGGGTGGGCGGAGGCTATCTTGTCTCCTTGCCGCCCTCCCTTCCACCTCCTGTCCTCATGCCTTCCAGATGATATTCGGGGGATCCAGCTGAGTCCCGGGGTGGGCTCCCCTGCTGGCCCACCTGGAGATCTGGAGGATGATGAAGGCTTAAAGCACCTGCAGCAGGTGTGGGGGCCTGAGAAAGTGGGAGGGACCCTTCACACTCCTCCTGACCACCTGACCTGCttggccccggccccggccccagcTCAAGCTCCATCCCCATCCCAAGCTCCATCCCTATCCTGATGTTGCTGAGATTGGCAGCTGagactttcttctcttcctgggCTTCCAGGAGGCGGAGAAGCTGGTGGCCTCCCTGCAGGACAGCTCCTTGGAGGAGGAGCAGTTCACAGCTGCCATGCAGACCCAGGGCCTGCGCCACTCTGCAGCCGCCACTGCCCTCCCACTCAGCCATGGAGCTGCCCGGAAGTGGTTCTACAAGGATCCGCAGGGCGAGATCCAAGGTACTTGTGTGGGATGGGAGGGCTGCTCAGGGCCATTCTGGTTCAGGGTGTCTCTGGCCTACCCTGTGACCACAGTGGTTCTCCTGCTCCCTTGCTCCCTGTCCAGGCCCCTTCACGACACAGGAGATGGCAGAGTGGTTCCAGGCTGGCTACTTCTCCATGTCACTGCTGGTGAAGCGGGGCTGTGATGAGGGCTTCCAGCCTCTAGGCGAGGTGATCAAGATGTGGGGCCGTGTGCCCTTCGCCCCAGGGCCCTCACCACCCCCACTGCTGGTGAGCCGCCTCTCCCCTACATGGAGGGACAGGGTGTAAGGGGTGCGGGCAGGAGTCCAGCAGAGTCCCCTCTTCGCTGCTGCGGGCACTGGCCGAACTCTCACCCGAGCAGGGAAACATGGACCAGGAGCGGCTGAAGAAGCAGCAGGAGCTGGCCGCGGCTGCCTTGTACCAGCAGCTGCAGCACCAGCAGTTTCTTCAGCTGGTCAGCAGGTATGGGGGGCCTGGGGTGGGCTGGGAGAAGGCCCGGAGCTGGCTCTGTGGCCCACCACCTCCACTGTCCCATTTGCAGCCGCCAGCTCCCACAATGCGCGCTCCGAGAAAAGGCAGCTCTGGGGGACCTgacgccgccgccgccgcagcagcagcagcagctcacgGCATTCCTGCAGCAGCTCCAGGCGCTCAAACCCCCCAGGTGCGTGGCGCATGCTAGCCCTCAGGATACAGGGTAGGGAACGGGGGCAGACCAGAGATGGATTTGGGGTCCTGAGAATCCACGATTTGCTCCTCAGAGGCGGGGACCAGAACCTGCTCCCGACGATGAGCCGGTCCTTGTCGGTGCCGGATTCGGGCCGCCTCTGGGACGTACATACCTCAGCCTCATCACAGTCAGGTGTGTGGCCTGCCTGGCCCCCACCCCCAAGGCAGTCTCCGGGTGAACTGGGGTCCGGGGTCTGCTCCCCACCCTTGCACCCCTAGTTGCCATTCTGGCTGGGGAGCCCACTGCTGCGGCTGGACTGGATCAGTGGGCCCAAGTGCCCACCTGCAGCTGCttctgccccctgccccctgcaGGTGGTGAGGCCAGTCTTTGGGACATACCAATTAACTCTTCGACTCAGGGTCCAATTCTAGAACAACTCCAGCTGCAACATAAAGTGAGTAGGCATCCTGGGGCTGAGGCCCTGGGAATGAAAGGGTGGACCAAGGCAGGCCCCAAGCTGTCCCCTGCAGCTCTCCTCTGATCAGCCACTGGTCTCAGTTCCAGGAGCGCAGAGAAGTGGAGCTCAGGGCGAAGCGGGAGGAAGAGGAACGCAAGCGCCGGGAGGAGAAGCGCcgccagcagcagcaggaggagcagAAGCGGCGGCAAGAGGAGGAAGAGCTGTTTAGGCGCAAGCAGGTAGGTGCTCCCGAGCCTCAGCTGGCTGGGGAGAGAGCCCTCGTCAGGtcccctcactgtgtcccccTCTTAGGTGCGGCAGCAGGAGCTGTTGCTGAAGTTgctacagcagcagcagcaggcagtCCCCGTGCCCCCCGCGCCCAGCTCCCCGCCCCCACTCTGGGCTGGCCTG includes:
- the GIGYF1 gene encoding GRB10-interacting GYF protein 1 isoform X1; this encodes MAAETLNFGPEWLRALSGGGSVASPPPSPAMPKYKLADYRYGREEMLALYVKENKVPEELQDKEFAAVLQDEPLQPLALEPLTEEEQRNFSLSVNSVAVLRLMGKGAGPPLTGTSRGRGSTRSRGRGRGDSCFYQRSIEEGDGAFGRSPREIQRSQSWDDRGERRFEKSARRDGARCGFEEGGAGPRKEHARSDSENWRSLREEQEEEEEGSWRLGAGPRRDGDRWRSASPDGGPRSAGWREHGERRRKFEFDLRGDRGGCGEEEGRGGGGSSHLRRCRVPDGFEEDKDGLPEWCLDDEDEEMGTFDASGAFLPLKKGPKEPIPEEQELDFQGLEEEEEPSEGLEEEGPEAGGKELTPLPPQEEKSSSPSPLPTLGPLWGTNGDGDEAAEKEPPVAEDDIRGIQLSPGVGSPAGPPGDLEDDEGLKHLQQEAEKLVASLQDSSLEEEQFTAAMQTQGLRHSAAATALPLSHGAARKWFYKDPQGEIQGPFTTQEMAEWFQAGYFSMSLLVKRGCDEGFQPLGEVIKMWGRVPFAPGPSPPPLLGNMDQERLKKQQELAAAALYQQLQHQQFLQLVSSRQLPQCALREKAALGDLTPPPPQQQQQLTAFLQQLQALKPPRGGDQNLLPTMSRSLSVPDSGRLWDVHTSASSQSGGEASLWDIPINSSTQGPILEQLQLQHKFQERREVELRAKREEEERKRREEKRRQQQQEEQKRRQEEEELFRRKQVRQQELLLKLLQQQQQAVPVPPAPSSPPPLWAGLAKQGLSMKTLLELQLEGERQLHKQPPPREPARAQAPNHRVQLGGLGTAPLNQWVSEAGPLWGGPDKSGGGSSSLGLWEDTPKSGGSLVRGLGLKNSRSSPSLSDSYSHLSGRPIRKKTEEEEKLLKLLQGIPRPQDGFTQWCEQMLHTLSATGSLDVPMAVAILKEVESPYDVHDYIRSCLGDTLEAKEFAKQFLERRAKQKASQQRQQQQEAWLSSASLQTAFQANHSTKLGPGEGSKAKRRALMLHSDPSILGELGWGRSGTSLAQGRRSPGESSDPAFPRLQGTPCTDLLVRSRAWMTTDQPGPPAPGL
- the GIGYF1 gene encoding GRB10-interacting GYF protein 1 isoform X3 encodes the protein MAAETLNFGPEWLRALSGGGSVASPPPSPAMPKYKLADYRYGREEMLALYVKENKVPEELQDKEFAAVLQDEPLQPLALEPLTEEEQRNFSLSVNSVAVLRLMGKGAGPPLTGTSRGRGSTRSRGRGRGDSCFYQRSIEEGDGAFGRSPREIQRSQSWDDRGERRFEKSARRDGARCGFEEGGAGPRKEHARSDSENWRSLREEQEEEEEGSWRLGAGPRRDGDRWRSASPDGGPRSAGWREHGERRRKFEFDLRGDRGGCGEEEGRGGGGSSHLRRCRVPDGFEEDKDGLPEWCLDDEDEEMGTFDASGAFLPLKKGPKEPIPEEQELDFQGLEEEEEPSEGLEEEGPEAGGKELTPLPPQEEKSSSPSPLPTLGPLWGTNGDGDEAAEKEPPVAEDDIRGIQLSPGVGSPAGPPGDLEDDEGLKHLQQEAEKLVASLQDSSLEEEQFTAAMQTQGLRHSAAATALPLSHGAARKWFYKDPQGEIQGPFTTQEMAEWFQAGYFSMSLLVKRGCDEGFQPLGEVIKMWGRVPFAPGPSPPPLLGNMDQERLKKQQELAAAALYQQLQHQQFLQLVSSRQLPQCALREKAALGDLTPPPPQQQQQLTAFLQQLQALKPPRGGDQNLLPTMSRSLSVPDSGRLWDVHTSASSQSGGEASLWDIPINSSTQGPILEQLQLQHKFQERREVELRAKREEEERKRREEKRRQQQQEEQKRRQEEEELFRRKQVRQQELLLKLLQQQQQAVPVPPAPSSPPPLWAGLAKQGLSMKTLLELQLEGERQLHKQPPPREPARAQAPNHRVLGGLGTAPLNQWVSEAGPLWGGPDKSGGGSSSLGLWEDTPKSGGSLVRGLGLKNSRSSPSLSDSYSHLSGRPIRKKTEEEEKLLKLLQGIPRPQDGFTQWCEQMLHTLSATGSLDVPMAVAILKEVESPYDVHDYIRSCLGDTLEAKEFAKQFLERRAKQKASQQRQQQQEAWLSSASLQTAFQANHSTKLGPGEGSKAKRRALMLHSDPSILGYSLHGSSGEIESVDDY
- the GIGYF1 gene encoding GRB10-interacting GYF protein 1 isoform X2; translation: MAAETLNFGPEWLRALSGGGSVASPPPSPAMPKYKLADYRYGREEMLALYVKENKVPEELQDKEFAAVLQDEPLQPLALEPLTEEEQRNFSLSVNSVAVLRLMGKGAGPPLTGTSRGRGSTRSRGRGRGDSCFYQRSIEEGDGAFGRSPREIQRSQSWDDRGERRFEKSARRDGARCGFEEGGAGPRKEHARSDSENWRSLREEQEEEEEGSWRLGAGPRRDGDRWRSASPDGGPRSAGWREHGERRRKFEFDLRGDRGGCGEEEGRGGGGSSHLRRCRVPDGFEEDKDGLPEWCLDDEDEEMGTFDASGAFLPLKKGPKEPIPEEQELDFQGLEEEEEPSEGLEEEGPEAGGKELTPLPPQEEKSSSPSPLPTLGPLWGTNGDGDEAAEKEPPVAEDDIRGIQLSPGVGSPAGPPGDLEDDEGLKHLQQEAEKLVASLQDSSLEEEQFTAAMQTQGLRHSAAATALPLSHGAARKWFYKDPQGEIQGPFTTQEMAEWFQAGYFSMSLLVKRGCDEGFQPLGEVIKMWGRVPFAPGPSPPPLLGNMDQERLKKQQELAAAALYQQLQHQQFLQLVSSRQLPQCALREKAALGDLTPPPPQQQQQLTAFLQQLQALKPPRGGDQNLLPTMSRSLSVPDSGRLWDVHTSASSQSGGEASLWDIPINSSTQGPILEQLQLQHKFQERREVELRAKREEEERKRREEKRRQQQQEEQKRRQEEEELFRRKQVRQQELLLKLLQQQQQAVPVPPAPSSPPPLWAGLAKQGLSMKTLLELQLEGERQLHKQPPPREPARAQAPNHRVQLGGLGTAPLNQWVSEAGPLWGGPDKSGGGSSSLGLWEDTPKSGGSLVRGLGLKNSRSSPSLSDSYSHLSGRPIRKKTEEEEKLLKLLQGIPRPQDGFTQWCEQMLHTLSATGSLDVPMAVAILKEVESPYDVHDYIRSCLGDTLEAKEFAKQFLERRAKQKASQQRQQQQEAWLSSASLQTAFQANHSTKLGPGEGSKAKRRALMLHSDPSILGYSLHGSSGEIESVDDY
- the GIGYF1 gene encoding GRB10-interacting GYF protein 1 isoform X4; the protein is MGKGAGPPLTGTSRGRGSTRSRGRGRGDSCFYQRSIEEGDGAFGRSPREIQRSQSWDDRGERRFEKSARRDGARCGFEEGGAGPRKEHARSDSENWRSLREEQEEEEEGSWRLGAGPRRDGDRWRSASPDGGPRSAGWREHGERRRKFEFDLRGDRGGCGEEEGRGGGGSSHLRRCRVPDGFEEDKDGLPEWCLDDEDEEMGTFDASGAFLPLKKGPKEPIPEEQELDFQGLEEEEEPSEGLEEEGPEAGGKELTPLPPQEEKSSSPSPLPTLGPLWGTNGDGDEAAEKEPPVAEDDIRGIQLSPGVGSPAGPPGDLEDDEGLKHLQQEAEKLVASLQDSSLEEEQFTAAMQTQGLRHSAAATALPLSHGAARKWFYKDPQGEIQGPFTTQEMAEWFQAGYFSMSLLVKRGCDEGFQPLGEVIKMWGRVPFAPGPSPPPLLGNMDQERLKKQQELAAAALYQQLQHQQFLQLVSSRQLPQCALREKAALGDLTPPPPQQQQQLTAFLQQLQALKPPRGGDQNLLPTMSRSLSVPDSGRLWDVHTSASSQSGGEASLWDIPINSSTQGPILEQLQLQHKFQERREVELRAKREEEERKRREEKRRQQQQEEQKRRQEEEELFRRKQVRQQELLLKLLQQQQQAVPVPPAPSSPPPLWAGLAKQGLSMKTLLELQLEGERQLHKQPPPREPARAQAPNHRVQLGGLGTAPLNQWVSEAGPLWGGPDKSGGGSSSLGLWEDTPKSGGSLVRGLGLKNSRSSPSLSDSYSHLSGRPIRKKTEEEEKLLKLLQGIPRPQDGFTQWCEQMLHTLSATGSLDVPMAVAILKEVESPYDVHDYIRSCLGDTLEAKEFAKQFLERRAKQKASQQRQQQQEAWLSSASLQTAFQANHSTKLGPGEGSKAKRRALMLHSDPSILGYSLHGSSGEIESVDDY